Proteins from a genomic interval of Amycolatopsis sp. cg13:
- a CDS encoding glucose-6-phosphate isomerase, with amino-acid sequence MSGDETGVVIVDAELAEKAAPLAQRLAADGAAAKLAAKDSTLWGPDAESEASIRLSWTTLHKSSRPLIGEIEALRAELRSEGVDRVVLAGMGGSSLAPEVITATAGVPLTVLDTTDPGQVADALAGDLERTVIVVSSKSGGTVETDSHRRIFAKAFADAGIDAARRIVVVTDPGSPFSELAEKEGYRKTFLADPHVGGRYSALTAFGLVPAGLAGADVARLLDQAASVAETLAEDTAENPAVQLAAAWGAAHEAGAEKVVLADTGSGIKGFPDWAEQLIAESTGKLGTGLLPVAVDGPDAPGFADHGKDATAVAIGAAEGAAQISVTGPLGAQFLLWEFATALVGRLIGINPFDQPDVEAAKKAARALLDDPEKLKGGEEPATVDGAVEVFGSEGVSTDGKLADVLRAFFGSVADGGYIAVQAYLDRLDDASTSLLRGEIAKRTGVQTTFGWGPRFLHSTGQYHKGGHQNGSFLQITGAVDEDLAVPDRPYTLGQLQHAQALGDGQVLAEHGRPVLRLHLTDRAAGLAELVRAVQEAAQ; translated from the coding sequence ATGAGCGGGGACGAAACCGGCGTCGTGATCGTCGACGCCGAACTGGCAGAAAAGGCAGCGCCGCTGGCGCAGCGGCTGGCCGCCGACGGCGCCGCTGCCAAGCTCGCCGCCAAGGACTCCACGCTGTGGGGTCCGGACGCCGAGTCCGAAGCGTCGATCCGATTGTCCTGGACGACGTTGCACAAGTCGTCGCGTCCGTTGATCGGGGAAATCGAAGCGCTGCGCGCGGAACTGCGCAGCGAGGGCGTGGACCGCGTGGTGCTCGCCGGCATGGGCGGCTCGTCGCTCGCGCCGGAGGTCATCACCGCCACCGCCGGCGTCCCGCTCACGGTTCTCGACACGACCGACCCCGGCCAGGTGGCCGACGCGCTCGCGGGCGACCTCGAGCGCACCGTCATCGTGGTGTCGTCGAAATCCGGCGGCACCGTCGAGACGGACAGCCACCGCCGGATTTTCGCCAAGGCGTTCGCGGACGCCGGGATCGACGCCGCGCGACGGATCGTCGTCGTCACCGACCCCGGCTCCCCGTTCTCCGAACTGGCGGAGAAAGAGGGCTACCGCAAGACCTTTCTGGCGGATCCGCACGTCGGCGGCCGCTACTCCGCGCTGACCGCGTTCGGCCTCGTGCCGGCCGGTCTCGCGGGCGCGGACGTCGCGCGGCTGCTCGACCAGGCCGCCTCCGTGGCGGAAACGCTCGCCGAGGACACCGCCGAGAACCCGGCCGTGCAGCTGGCGGCGGCGTGGGGCGCAGCGCATGAAGCGGGTGCCGAGAAGGTCGTGCTGGCCGACACCGGTTCCGGCATCAAGGGATTCCCGGACTGGGCGGAGCAGTTGATCGCCGAGTCCACCGGCAAGCTCGGCACCGGCCTGCTGCCGGTGGCCGTCGACGGCCCGGACGCACCCGGGTTCGCCGACCACGGCAAGGACGCGACCGCCGTCGCGATCGGCGCTGCGGAAGGCGCGGCGCAGATTTCGGTGACCGGCCCGCTCGGCGCGCAGTTCCTGTTGTGGGAGTTCGCGACCGCGCTCGTCGGACGGCTGATCGGGATCAACCCGTTCGACCAGCCTGATGTGGAAGCGGCGAAGAAGGCGGCGCGTGCGCTGCTGGACGACCCGGAGAAGCTGAAGGGCGGCGAAGAACCGGCCACTGTGGACGGTGCCGTCGAAGTCTTTGGCAGCGAAGGCGTTTCGACTGACGGCAAGCTCGCCGACGTGTTGCGCGCGTTCTTCGGTTCGGTGGCTGATGGCGGCTACATCGCCGTTCAGGCCTACCTCGACCGGCTGGACGACGCGTCGACTTCGTTGCTGCGCGGCGAAATCGCCAAGCGGACCGGCGTGCAGACCACGTTCGGCTGGGGCCCGCGGTTCCTGCACTCCACCGGGCAGTACCACAAGGGCGGCCACCAGAACGGCAGCTTCCTGCAGATCACCGGTGCCGTCGACGAAGACCTCGCGGTGCCGGACCGCCCGTACACGCTCGGGCAGCTCCAGCACGCGCAGGCGCTCGGCGACGGCCAGGTGCTCGCCGAGCACGGGCGTCCGGTGCTGCGGCTGCACCTGACCGACCGTGCCGCCGGGCTCGCCGAGCTCGTGCGGGCAGTGCAGGAGGCCGCTCAGTGA
- the zwf gene encoding glucose-6-phosphate dehydrogenase, with protein sequence MTTWRNPLRDPRDKRLPRIAGPSSLVIFGVTGDLARKKLMPAIYDLAHRGLLPAGFSLVGFARRDWEHQDFGELVHDSVREHARTPFKESVWNRLAEGIRFVQGTFDDDDAFDRLAKTVRELDEERGTGGNTAFYLSIPPGAFPVVTKQLARSGLAQADENTWRRVVIEKPFGHDLKSAKELNAIVNDVFPEESVFRIDHYLGKETVQNILALRFANQLFEPIWNANFIDHVQITMAEDIGLGGRAGYYDGIGAARDVIQNHLLQLLAFTAMDEPLSFEPKALRSEKAKVLAATKPMLPLHETTARGQYAGGWQGGTKVPGLLQEAGFAKDSTTETYAAVTLEVQNRRWAGVPFYLRTGKRLGRRVTEIAVVFKRAPHLPFDSTSTEELGQNALVIRVQPDEGITLRFGSKVPGTTMEVRDVTMDFGYGHAFTESSPEAYERLILDVLLGEPSLFPVNEEVELSWEILDPVLSHWAKLGTAPEQYPPGSWGPKSADEMLERTGRHWRRP encoded by the coding sequence GTGACCACCTGGCGCAACCCGCTGCGGGACCCCCGCGACAAGCGGCTGCCGCGGATCGCCGGGCCGTCCAGCCTGGTGATCTTCGGCGTCACCGGCGACCTGGCGCGCAAGAAGCTCATGCCCGCCATCTACGACCTCGCGCACCGCGGGCTGCTGCCCGCCGGGTTCTCGCTGGTCGGCTTCGCCCGCCGGGACTGGGAGCACCAGGACTTCGGCGAGCTGGTGCACGATTCGGTGCGCGAGCACGCGCGGACGCCGTTCAAGGAGTCGGTCTGGAACCGGCTCGCCGAAGGAATCCGGTTCGTCCAAGGCACTTTCGACGACGACGACGCCTTCGACCGGCTCGCGAAGACCGTGCGCGAGCTGGACGAGGAACGCGGTACCGGCGGCAACACCGCGTTCTACCTGTCGATCCCGCCGGGCGCGTTCCCGGTGGTGACCAAGCAGCTGGCGCGTTCGGGCCTCGCGCAGGCCGACGAGAACACCTGGCGGCGCGTGGTCATCGAGAAGCCGTTCGGCCACGATCTCAAGAGCGCCAAGGAGCTCAACGCGATCGTGAACGACGTCTTCCCCGAGGAGTCGGTGTTCCGCATCGACCACTACCTCGGCAAGGAGACGGTGCAGAACATCCTGGCGCTGCGCTTCGCGAACCAGCTGTTCGAGCCGATCTGGAACGCCAACTTCATCGACCACGTGCAGATCACCATGGCCGAGGACATCGGCCTCGGCGGCCGCGCGGGGTACTACGACGGGATCGGCGCCGCGCGCGACGTCATCCAGAACCACCTGCTGCAACTGCTCGCCTTCACCGCGATGGACGAGCCGCTGTCGTTCGAGCCGAAGGCGCTGCGCTCGGAGAAGGCCAAGGTGCTGGCGGCGACCAAGCCGATGCTGCCGCTGCACGAGACCACCGCGCGCGGGCAGTACGCGGGCGGCTGGCAGGGCGGCACGAAGGTGCCGGGGCTGTTGCAGGAAGCCGGGTTCGCGAAGGACTCGACCACCGAGACGTACGCCGCGGTGACGCTGGAGGTGCAGAACCGCCGCTGGGCGGGCGTGCCGTTCTACCTGCGCACCGGCAAGCGGCTCGGCCGTCGCGTCACCGAGATCGCGGTCGTGTTCAAGCGCGCGCCGCACCTGCCGTTCGACTCCACCTCCACCGAGGAGCTGGGGCAGAACGCGCTGGTCATCCGCGTGCAGCCGGATGAGGGCATCACGCTGCGGTTCGGGTCGAAGGTGCCGGGGACCACGATGGAGGTCCGCGACGTCACGATGGACTTCGGCTACGGCCACGCGTTCACCGAATCGTCGCCGGAGGCCTACGAGCGGCTGATCCTGGACGTGCTGCTGGGCGAGCCGTCGCTGTTCCCGGTGAACGAGGAAGTCGAGCTGTCGTGGGAAATCCTCGACCCGGTGCTGTCGCACTGGGCGAAGCTCGGCACCGCGCCGGAGCAGTATCCGCCGGGCAGCTGGGGACCCAAGTCCGCTGACGAGATGCTGGAGCGTACCGGCAGGCACTGGAGGCGTCCGTGA
- a CDS encoding YbhB/YbcL family Raf kinase inhibitor-like protein, whose amino-acid sequence MSANSPFARLPEVPSFTVTSTTVADGAAWSAEQFSGIFGVPGGKDTSPQLSWTGAPEGTKSYAVTVYDADAPTGSGFWHWAVADLPAAVTDLPEGAGDDTGSGLPEGAFQLRNDAGAARFIGAAPPAGHGEHRYFVVVHALDVESIGVPADATPAVLGFTMFGHVLGRAVLVATAETPA is encoded by the coding sequence ATGTCCGCCAACTCCCCGTTCGCGCGCCTTCCCGAGGTGCCGAGCTTCACCGTCACCAGCACGACCGTCGCCGACGGCGCGGCCTGGTCCGCCGAGCAGTTCTCCGGGATCTTCGGCGTGCCCGGCGGCAAAGACACGTCGCCGCAGCTGTCCTGGACCGGCGCGCCGGAAGGCACGAAGAGCTACGCCGTCACGGTCTACGATGCCGACGCGCCGACCGGCTCCGGCTTCTGGCACTGGGCCGTCGCCGACCTCCCGGCCGCCGTCACCGACCTGCCGGAAGGCGCGGGCGACGACACCGGCTCCGGCCTGCCCGAGGGCGCTTTCCAGCTGCGCAACGACGCCGGAGCCGCGCGTTTCATCGGCGCGGCCCCGCCCGCCGGCCACGGCGAACACCGCTACTTCGTCGTCGTGCACGCCCTGGATGTCGAGTCGATCGGCGTCCCCGCCGACGCGACGCCCGCCGTCCTCGGGTTCACCATGTTCGGCCACGTGCTCGGCCGCGCGGTGCTCGTCGCGACCGCGGAGACGCCCGCGTAA
- a CDS encoding heme o synthase: MSLVNAAHGRSEDTSAVPPDGGRPSGARRSFRQVAGAYAALAKPRVIELLLVTTIPAMFLAGREVPNPWLVVATLIGGTMAAGSANALNCVIDSDIDKVMNRTKRRPLVKDAVPRRNALIFGLVLGIASFAVLYFTVNLLAAVLAIATILFYIFVYTLGLKRRTSQNVVWGGAAGCMPVLIGWVAVTGTVQWPAFVMFGVIFFWTPPHTWALGMKYRDDYERAGVPMLPVVATAEHVARQIVIYSWVMVAWTLLLLPVTSWLYATFAILAGGWFLFYAHRLQAAVHRGEETKPMALFHRSNTYLMIVFVALAVDSAIGLPVLGLPF; this comes from the coding sequence ATGTCGTTGGTGAACGCTGCGCACGGACGCAGTGAGGACACCAGCGCCGTACCCCCGGACGGCGGACGGCCGAGCGGGGCCCGGCGAAGCTTCCGCCAGGTGGCCGGCGCGTACGCCGCGCTGGCGAAGCCGCGCGTGATCGAGCTTCTCCTCGTCACCACGATCCCCGCGATGTTCCTCGCCGGGCGCGAGGTGCCGAACCCGTGGCTGGTGGTCGCGACGCTGATCGGCGGCACCATGGCCGCGGGCAGCGCGAACGCGCTCAACTGCGTGATCGACAGCGACATCGACAAGGTCATGAACCGCACCAAGCGGCGCCCGCTGGTGAAGGACGCGGTGCCGCGGCGCAACGCGCTGATCTTCGGCCTCGTCCTGGGCATCGCGTCGTTCGCCGTCCTGTACTTCACGGTGAACCTGCTGGCGGCGGTCCTCGCGATCGCGACGATCCTGTTCTACATCTTCGTCTACACCCTCGGCCTCAAGCGGCGGACGTCGCAGAACGTGGTCTGGGGCGGGGCCGCGGGCTGCATGCCGGTGCTGATCGGCTGGGTCGCGGTCACCGGCACCGTGCAGTGGCCCGCGTTCGTGATGTTCGGCGTGATCTTCTTCTGGACCCCGCCGCACACCTGGGCGCTGGGCATGAAGTACCGCGACGACTACGAGCGCGCGGGCGTGCCGATGCTCCCGGTCGTCGCGACCGCCGAGCACGTGGCCCGGCAGATCGTCATCTACTCGTGGGTGATGGTCGCCTGGACGCTGCTGCTGCTCCCGGTCACCAGCTGGCTGTACGCGACCTTCGCGATCCTCGCCGGCGGCTGGTTCCTCTTCTACGCGCACCGGCTGCAGGCCGCCGTGCACCGCGGCGAGGAAACCAAGCCGATGGCGTTGTTCCACCGGTCGAACACGTACCTGATGATCGTGTTCGTCGCGCTGGCGGTCGACTCGGCGATCGGCTTGCCGGTCCTCGGCCTCCCGTTCTGA
- the pgl gene encoding 6-phosphogluconolactonase, with amino-acid sequence MSRTEVVVYENPDLLAAAAAARLVTRIVDVQAARGAASVVLTGGGTGIAVLRELRESSARDAIDWSRLDIYWGDERFVPADSDERNEKGAREALLDHVPLAPERVHAMAPSDGEFGDDVDAAAEAYAKVLSDAAGPGADVPEFDIMLLGLGGEGHTASLFPETAEVRETQRSVVPVRDCPKPPPTRVSLTLPAIRRAREVWLMTAGTAKADAVAQALAGAPETQIPVSGARGYRRTLWLLDREAAGKLTKVYEPPAE; translated from the coding sequence ATGAGCCGGACCGAGGTCGTCGTCTACGAAAACCCGGACCTGCTGGCCGCGGCCGCCGCGGCCCGCCTGGTGACGCGGATCGTCGACGTGCAGGCGGCCCGGGGCGCGGCGTCGGTGGTGCTCACCGGCGGCGGCACCGGCATCGCCGTGCTGCGGGAACTGCGGGAGTCGAGCGCGCGGGACGCGATCGACTGGTCGCGGTTGGACATCTACTGGGGCGACGAACGGTTCGTCCCGGCGGATTCGGACGAGCGCAACGAGAAGGGCGCGCGCGAAGCTCTGCTCGACCACGTGCCGCTGGCTCCCGAGCGGGTGCACGCGATGGCCCCGTCGGACGGCGAATTCGGCGACGACGTCGACGCGGCCGCCGAGGCCTACGCGAAGGTCCTTTCCGACGCGGCGGGCCCCGGTGCCGACGTGCCGGAGTTCGACATCATGCTGCTGGGCCTCGGCGGCGAGGGCCACACGGCGTCGCTGTTCCCGGAAACCGCCGAGGTGCGCGAAACCCAGCGCTCGGTGGTCCCGGTCCGCGACTGCCCGAAGCCCCCGCCGACCCGCGTTTCGCTCACGCTGCCTGCCATCCGCCGCGCCCGCGAGGTGTGGCTGATGACGGCGGGCACGGCCAAGGCGGACGCGGTCGCGCAGGCACTGGCCGGTGCGCCAGAGACGCAGATCCCCGTCTCGGGTGCCCGTGGCTACCGGCGGACGCTGTGGCTCCTCGACCGCGAGGCGGCCGGGAAGCTGACGAAGGTGTACGAGCCGCCGGCCGAGTAG
- the tkt gene encoding transketolase, with the protein MSETSSSETNPLLRRNVPADWTETDTRAVDTARVLAADAVENCGSGHPGTAMSLAPLAYTLFQRTMRHDPADPEWPARDRFVLSAGHSSLTLYIQLYLAGFGLELEDLEQLRRWGSKTPGHPEYRHTKGVETTTGPLGQGLANGVGMAMAARRERGLLDPDAPAGESIFDHHIYVIASDGDIEEGVTSEASSIAGRQQLGNLIVFYDDNKISIEDDTNIALSEDVAKRYEAYGWHVQTVEGGEDVVAIEAAIKAAQAETERPSFIQLRTIIGYPAPTKMNTGKAHGAALGAEEVAGVKKALGFDPEKNFDVDEAVLAHTRQAIERGEKQRAEWQERFEAWAAANPERKKLADRLSTRTLPEGFADNLPSWEPDAKGIATRKASGEVLNALAEPLPELWGGSADLAESNNTTMKGADSFGPAEAGTDMWKTNPYGRTLHFGIREHAMGSILNGIALHGGTRPYGATFLTFSDYMRPPVRLAALMKAPVIYVWTHDSIGLGEDGPTHQPIEQVAALRAIPGLNVVRPADANETAYAWKAVLEDVHHPSGFALTRQNVPVLEGTNAEGVKKGGYVLAEASNGTPEVVLIATGSEVQLAVEARKTLEADGIPTSVVSMPCVEWFDAQDQDYKDAVLPPTVKARVSVEAGIAMPWQRFTGDAGENVSIEHYGASADAATLFREFGFTAEAVVDAARRSIANTKN; encoded by the coding sequence GTGTCCGAAACCTCTAGCAGCGAGACCAACCCCTTGCTCCGGCGCAACGTGCCGGCCGACTGGACCGAGACCGACACCCGCGCCGTAGACACCGCCCGCGTGCTGGCCGCGGACGCCGTCGAAAACTGCGGCAGCGGGCACCCGGGCACTGCGATGAGCCTGGCGCCGCTGGCGTACACGCTGTTCCAGCGCACGATGCGGCACGACCCGGCCGACCCGGAGTGGCCCGCCCGCGACCGGTTCGTCCTCTCCGCAGGCCACTCCAGCCTGACCCTCTACATCCAGCTGTACCTGGCCGGCTTCGGCCTTGAGCTGGAAGACCTCGAGCAGCTGCGCCGCTGGGGCTCCAAGACCCCGGGCCACCCGGAGTACCGGCACACCAAGGGCGTCGAGACCACCACCGGCCCGCTGGGCCAGGGCCTCGCGAACGGCGTCGGCATGGCGATGGCAGCGCGGCGCGAGCGCGGCCTGCTCGACCCGGACGCCCCCGCCGGCGAGAGCATCTTCGACCACCACATCTACGTGATCGCCTCCGACGGCGACATCGAAGAGGGCGTCACCTCCGAGGCCTCTTCCATCGCGGGCCGCCAGCAGCTGGGCAACCTGATCGTCTTCTACGACGACAACAAGATCTCCATCGAGGACGACACCAACATCGCGCTGTCCGAGGACGTCGCGAAGCGGTACGAGGCCTACGGCTGGCACGTGCAGACCGTCGAGGGCGGCGAGGACGTCGTCGCGATCGAGGCGGCCATCAAGGCGGCGCAGGCCGAGACCGAGCGGCCGTCGTTCATCCAGCTGCGCACGATCATCGGCTACCCGGCCCCGACGAAGATGAACACCGGCAAGGCGCACGGCGCGGCGCTGGGCGCGGAAGAGGTCGCGGGCGTCAAGAAGGCGCTGGGCTTCGACCCGGAGAAGAACTTCGACGTCGACGAGGCCGTGCTCGCGCACACCCGCCAGGCGATCGAGCGCGGCGAGAAGCAGCGCGCCGAGTGGCAGGAGCGCTTCGAGGCGTGGGCCGCGGCGAACCCGGAGCGCAAGAAGCTGGCCGACCGGCTGTCGACCCGCACGCTGCCCGAGGGCTTCGCGGACAACCTGCCGTCGTGGGAGCCCGACGCCAAGGGCATCGCCACCCGCAAGGCCTCCGGCGAGGTGCTGAACGCGCTGGCCGAGCCGCTGCCCGAGCTGTGGGGCGGTTCCGCGGACCTCGCGGAGAGCAACAACACCACCATGAAGGGCGCCGACTCGTTCGGCCCGGCCGAGGCCGGCACCGACATGTGGAAGACCAACCCGTACGGCCGCACGCTGCACTTCGGCATCCGCGAGCACGCGATGGGCTCGATCCTCAACGGCATCGCGCTGCACGGCGGCACCCGCCCGTACGGCGCGACCTTCCTCACCTTCTCCGACTACATGCGCCCGCCGGTCCGGCTCGCCGCGCTGATGAAGGCCCCGGTCATCTACGTGTGGACGCACGACTCGATCGGCCTCGGCGAGGACGGCCCGACGCACCAGCCGATCGAGCAGGTCGCCGCGCTGCGCGCGATCCCGGGCCTCAACGTCGTCCGCCCGGCGGACGCCAACGAGACCGCGTACGCGTGGAAGGCCGTGCTTGAGGACGTGCACCACCCGTCCGGCTTCGCGCTGACCCGGCAGAACGTGCCGGTGCTCGAGGGCACGAACGCCGAGGGCGTCAAGAAGGGCGGCTACGTGCTGGCCGAGGCGTCCAACGGCACCCCGGAGGTCGTGCTGATCGCGACCGGTTCCGAGGTGCAGCTGGCCGTCGAGGCGCGCAAGACCCTCGAGGCCGACGGCATCCCCACCAGCGTGGTCTCCATGCCGTGTGTCGAGTGGTTCGACGCGCAGGACCAGGACTACAAGGACGCCGTCCTGCCGCCGACGGTCAAGGCCCGCGTTTCGGTCGAGGCCGGGATCGCGATGCCGTGGCAGCGCTTCACCGGCGACGCCGGCGAGAACGTGTCGATCGAGCACTACGGAGCCTCGGCCGACGCCGCGACGCTGTTCCGCGAGTTCGGTTTCACCGCCGAAGCCGTGGTCGACGCCGCCCGCCGCTCGATCGCCAACACCAAGAACTGA
- the tal gene encoding transaldolase has product MTDRLAQLSEAGVSIWLDDLSRERLNSGNLAGLIRDKHVVGVTTNPTIFANALSKGAAYDEQVNDLAARGADLDGTVRELTTTDVRNAADLFRDVYNATNGVDGRVSIEVDPRLAKDTDKTVAEAKDLWKTVDRPNVMIKIPATEEGLPAITATLAEGISVNVTLIFSVERYEAVIKAFFAGLEQAKANGHDLKGIHSVASFFVSRVDSEVDKRLNAIGTDEAKALLGEAAIANARLAYAAFEKLFATDQWKALAEAGANAQRPLWASTGVKDPAYSDTRYVDQLVVKDVVNTMPEKTMDSVADHAEITGDTVSGKGEQAQAIFDKLSAAGIDVPDVFLTLETEGVEKFEKSWQELLDTVTGQLNKARG; this is encoded by the coding sequence ATGACTGACCGACTCGCGCAGCTGTCCGAAGCAGGCGTCTCGATCTGGCTGGACGACCTTTCGCGGGAGCGCCTGAACTCGGGCAACCTCGCCGGGCTCATCCGCGACAAGCACGTCGTCGGCGTGACCACCAACCCGACGATCTTCGCGAACGCGCTGTCGAAGGGCGCCGCCTACGACGAGCAGGTCAACGACCTCGCCGCGCGCGGCGCGGACCTCGACGGCACCGTCCGGGAGCTGACCACCACCGACGTGCGCAACGCCGCGGACCTGTTCCGCGACGTGTACAACGCCACGAACGGCGTCGACGGCCGCGTGTCCATCGAGGTGGACCCGCGCCTGGCGAAGGACACCGACAAGACGGTGGCCGAGGCCAAGGACCTGTGGAAGACCGTCGACCGGCCGAACGTGATGATCAAGATCCCGGCCACCGAAGAGGGCCTGCCCGCGATCACCGCGACGCTCGCCGAGGGCATCAGCGTCAACGTCACGCTGATCTTCTCCGTCGAGCGCTACGAGGCCGTCATCAAGGCCTTCTTCGCCGGTCTCGAGCAGGCGAAGGCCAACGGCCACGACCTCAAGGGCATCCACTCGGTCGCGTCGTTCTTCGTGTCCCGTGTGGACAGTGAGGTCGACAAGCGGCTGAACGCGATCGGCACCGACGAGGCCAAGGCGCTGCTGGGCGAGGCGGCCATCGCCAACGCGCGGCTCGCGTACGCGGCCTTCGAGAAGCTGTTCGCCACGGACCAGTGGAAGGCGCTGGCCGAGGCCGGCGCGAACGCGCAGCGTCCGCTGTGGGCCTCCACCGGTGTGAAGGACCCGGCCTACTCCGACACCCGGTACGTCGACCAGCTCGTGGTCAAGGACGTCGTGAACACGATGCCCGAGAAGACCATGGACTCGGTCGCCGACCACGCCGAGATCACCGGCGACACGGTTTCCGGAAAGGGCGAGCAGGCGCAGGCGATCTTCGACAAGCTGTCCGCGGCGGGCATCGACGTGCCCGACGTGTTCCTGACGCTGGAGACCGAGGGCGTCGAGAAGTTCGAGAAGTCCTGGCAGGAACTGCTGGACACGGTGACCGGGCAGCTGAACAAAGCGAGGGGCTGA
- a CDS encoding GntR family transcriptional regulator — protein sequence MLSEQIYDQVRAAIMRGEVEPGQALKPQELAARYEVSLAVVREALVRLVGEGLAERLTNRGFAVPTLADRRWQEIVEARQTVEPAMLRLSVARGDLEWETRVRAAGHRLARTPMYVPDEGSYYSAAWAEAHRLFHRTLLDGCGNAVLLENFDRMWMASELARRWTVHPAYRLPVEAVLAQHEELERAALSRDPEAAAGLLMDHLGATATLLSGAETGES from the coding sequence ATGCTGTCCGAGCAGATCTACGACCAGGTCCGCGCCGCGATCATGCGCGGCGAGGTCGAGCCGGGGCAGGCGCTGAAACCGCAGGAGCTCGCGGCGCGGTACGAGGTCAGCCTCGCCGTGGTGCGGGAGGCGCTGGTCCGGTTGGTCGGCGAGGGACTGGCGGAACGGCTGACGAACCGCGGCTTCGCGGTGCCGACGCTGGCCGACCGGCGGTGGCAGGAGATCGTCGAGGCGCGCCAGACGGTCGAGCCCGCGATGCTGCGGTTGTCGGTCGCGCGCGGAGACTTGGAGTGGGAGACGCGGGTGCGCGCGGCGGGACACCGGCTCGCCCGGACGCCGATGTATGTGCCGGACGAAGGCAGCTACTACTCCGCTGCTTGGGCGGAGGCGCACCGCTTGTTCCACCGCACGCTGCTCGACGGCTGCGGCAACGCGGTGCTGTTGGAGAATTTCGACCGGATGTGGATGGCGAGCGAACTGGCCCGGCGGTGGACGGTGCACCCGGCGTACCGGCTCCCGGTGGAAGCGGTGCTCGCCCAGCACGAGGAGCTGGAGCGGGCCGCGCTGAGCCGGGATCCGGAGGCGGCGGCCGGGTTGCTGATGGACCACCTCGGGGCGACGGCGACGCTGCTGAGCGGTGCGGAGACGGGGGAGTCGTGA
- the opcA gene encoding glucose-6-phosphate dehydrogenase assembly protein OpcA translates to MIIDLPSTTTSALNKKLVEIREQGGQVALGRVLTLVIVADDDAKLEDAIEAANDASREHPSRVIVVAKGARTAAPRIDGQIRVGGDAGASEVIVLRLYGPLAAQGQSAVVPLLLPDAPIVTWWPGAGPKAPAEDPLGQLAQRRITDSAAEKSPIRSLTTRAKSYVEGDTDLAWTRLTRWRAQLVSALDLPPYEKITSATVTGEADSPSTELLAGWLAEYLKAPVHRVKSSSAQGIISVKLERKSGAVELTRPDGRVGTLTQPGQPTRRIALQRRSNPECLVEELRRLDPDEIYEAALHGLHKIAASNGSKPAAAKAPAKPAAAKPKATRKTAEKSTS, encoded by the coding sequence GTGATCATCGACCTGCCGTCGACCACGACGTCGGCGCTGAACAAGAAACTGGTGGAGATCCGCGAGCAGGGCGGCCAGGTCGCGCTCGGCCGGGTGCTGACGCTGGTGATCGTCGCGGACGACGACGCCAAGCTCGAGGACGCCATCGAGGCCGCGAACGACGCCAGCCGCGAACACCCGTCGCGGGTGATCGTCGTGGCGAAGGGCGCGCGCACGGCCGCGCCGCGCATAGACGGCCAGATCCGCGTCGGCGGCGACGCCGGCGCGAGCGAGGTCATCGTGCTGCGGCTGTACGGTCCGCTGGCCGCGCAGGGGCAGAGCGCCGTGGTGCCGCTGCTGCTGCCGGACGCGCCGATCGTCACCTGGTGGCCCGGCGCCGGTCCGAAGGCTCCGGCGGAGGACCCGCTCGGCCAGCTCGCGCAGCGGCGGATCACCGACTCGGCCGCGGAAAAGAGCCCCATAAGGTCTCTCACCACGCGTGCGAAGTCCTATGTGGAGGGTGACACCGACCTGGCGTGGACCCGGCTGACCCGATGGCGGGCGCAGCTGGTGTCGGCGCTGGACCTCCCACCGTACGAGAAGATCACGAGCGCGACGGTGACCGGCGAGGCCGATTCGCCGTCCACCGAACTGCTCGCGGGCTGGCTCGCCGAGTACCTCAAGGCACCGGTGCACCGGGTCAAGAGCTCGAGCGCGCAGGGCATCATCTCGGTGAAGCTGGAGCGGAAGTCGGGCGCGGTGGAGCTGACGCGGCCGGACGGGCGGGTCGGCACGCTGACCCAGCCGGGCCAGCCGACCCGGCGGATCGCGTTGCAGCGGCGCAGCAATCCCGAGTGCCTGGTGGAGGAACTGCGGCGGCTCGACCCGGACGAGATCTACGAGGCCGCGCTGCACGGGCTGCACAAGATCGCCGCGTCCAACGGGTCGAAACCCGCTGCCGCCAAGGCTCCGGCCAAACCCGCGGCTGCGAAGCCGAAGGCGACCCGCAAGACCGCGGAAAAGAGCACGTCATGA